From Actinomycetota bacterium, a single genomic window includes:
- a CDS encoding methyltransferase domain-containing protein — translation MAQDATAAGPGHPLAERLRQSEMAALDLYVVYLGERLGLYQALAEGGPATPAQLAVRTGTAERYVREWLEHQAVAGLIDVHVEEENSPTSSDAERRYVLPAEHVEVLVDRDSLSFSAHKAIDIVRASRRLPELVEAFRTGGGIPPLPWEPEGRADFNRPRFVNLLGKAWLPSIPEVHERLTSDPPARVADVACGTGWSSIAMAQAYTRITVDGFDLDEAAIERATGNAREEGVADRVAFRAADAADPGFSGRYDLATIFEALHDMSRPVEALRAARSLLDKGGWLLVADELVDEEFSAQAGDRERYVYGWSVVSCLPDAMGDPGTAATGAVMRPATLRAYALEAGFEGVEVLPIETEFWRFYRLIP, via the coding sequence ATGGCGCAGGACGCGACCGCCGCAGGTCCCGGCCATCCGCTCGCCGAACGGTTGCGGCAGTCGGAGATGGCGGCGCTCGACCTCTATGTCGTCTACCTGGGGGAGCGCCTCGGCCTGTATCAGGCCCTGGCCGAGGGCGGTCCCGCCACGCCGGCCCAGCTGGCAGTCCGAACGGGGACGGCAGAGCGCTACGTCCGCGAATGGCTGGAGCACCAGGCCGTCGCCGGGTTGATCGACGTCCACGTCGAGGAAGAGAACTCCCCGACGAGCTCGGACGCCGAGCGCCGCTACGTCCTCCCGGCCGAGCACGTCGAGGTGCTGGTCGATCGGGACAGCCTGTCGTTCTCGGCGCACAAGGCCATCGACATCGTGCGGGCGAGCCGCCGCCTGCCGGAGCTGGTGGAGGCCTTCCGGACCGGCGGCGGGATCCCGCCACTTCCCTGGGAGCCCGAGGGGAGGGCGGACTTCAACCGTCCGCGGTTCGTGAACCTGCTGGGCAAGGCGTGGCTTCCGTCCATCCCGGAAGTCCACGAGCGGCTGACGTCCGACCCACCCGCTCGGGTGGCCGACGTCGCATGCGGAACCGGATGGTCCAGCATCGCGATGGCTCAGGCCTACACGCGGATCACGGTGGACGGGTTCGACCTCGACGAGGCGGCGATCGAGCGAGCCACCGGGAATGCGCGGGAAGAAGGGGTGGCCGACCGTGTGGCGTTCCGGGCCGCGGACGCCGCGGATCCCGGCTTCTCCGGCCGCTACGACCTCGCCACGATCTTCGAGGCCCTCCACGACATGTCCCGCCCGGTCGAGGCGCTCCGGGCGGCGCGCTCGCTCCTCGACAAGGGCGGATGGTTGCTAGTGGCGGACGAGCTGGTGGATGAGGAGTTCTCGGCCCAGGCCGGCGACCGCGAGCGTTACGTCTACGGATGGAGCGTGGTGAGCTGCCTCCCGGACGCCATGGGAGACCCCGGGACGGCCGCGACCGGCGCCGTCATGCGCCCCGCGACGCTCCGCGCCTATGCGCTGGAGGCGGGATTCGAGGGGGTCGAGGTCCTCCCGATCGAGACCGAGTTCTGGCGCTTCTACCGGCT